A stretch of the Chloroflexota bacterium genome encodes the following:
- a CDS encoding rod shape-determining protein, with protein sequence MFEKTIGIDLGTVNIVVYVKGRGVVLQEPSVVAIRTTDNRPVAIGDEARAMIGRTPENIEVARPMRDGVIADYVVTEAMLRYFVEKICGRFALPKPSLMVSVPVGVTSVESRAVHDAAIQAGGHANRTYLIQEPLAAAIGAGLPVDTPTGNMIVDFGGGVSEAAVISLNGIVVSGSARVGGLKLDEAIAGYVRRKYNLMIGDQTAEDIKIQIGSALPLDEKLSMDVRGRDQVQGLPRTITITSDEVTEALTETLGTLVGVVKSVLEKTPPELSSDVIDRGMVLTGGGALLRNMDTLLARETGVPCYVADNPMACVAIGAGKALERREVFLKSLPQV encoded by the coding sequence ATGTTCGAAAAAACTATCGGAATTGATCTCGGCACTGTCAACATCGTCGTCTACGTCAAGGGGCGCGGCGTTGTTCTGCAGGAACCGTCGGTGGTAGCCATCCGCACCACCGACAATCGCCCCGTGGCGATCGGCGACGAAGCGCGCGCCATGATCGGCCGCACCCCGGAAAACATCGAGGTGGCGCGGCCGATGCGCGATGGCGTCATCGCCGACTACGTCGTCACCGAGGCGATGCTGCGCTACTTCGTCGAGAAGATCTGCGGGCGCTTTGCCCTGCCCAAGCCGAGCCTGATGGTCAGCGTGCCGGTTGGCGTCACCAGCGTGGAAAGCCGCGCCGTGCACGATGCGGCGATCCAGGCCGGCGGTCATGCCAATCGCACCTACCTGATCCAGGAGCCGCTGGCGGCGGCCATTGGCGCGGGCCTGCCGGTAGACACCCCGACCGGCAACATGATCGTCGATTTCGGAGGCGGCGTCAGCGAAGCGGCGGTCATCTCGCTGAACGGCATCGTCGTCTCCGGCTCCGCGCGCGTTGGCGGCCTCAAGCTGGATGAGGCGATTGCCGGTTACGTGCGCCGCAAGTACAACCTGATGATCGGCGACCAGACCGCCGAGGATATCAAGATTCAGATCGGCAGTGCGCTGCCGCTGGACGAAAAGCTGTCCATGGACGTGCGCGGCCGCGACCAGGTGCAGGGGCTGCCGCGCACGATTACCATCACCTCCGACGAGGTCACCGAAGCGCTGACCGAAACGCTCGGCACGTTGGTCGGCGTCGTCAAGTCCGTGCTGGAGAAGACGCCGCCCGAGCTTTCGTCCGACGTCATCGACCGCGGCATGGTGCTGACCGGCGGCGGTGCGCTCCTGCGCAACATGGACACGCTGCTGGCGCGCGAAACGGGTGTGCCGTGCTATGTCGCCGACAATCCGATGGCGTGTGTCGCCATCGGCGCGGGCAAAGCGCTGGAGCGGCGCGAGGTGTTCCTGAAGAGCCTGCCGCAGGTTTAG